In Lactuca sativa cultivar Salinas chromosome 5, Lsat_Salinas_v11, whole genome shotgun sequence, the DNA window AAGGATAGCAAACATGTGTCGGTTGAGGAGAAGATGGCTATGTTTTTTATGATGATTCGTCATAACCAACGTTATGTGATTATCAAGCGGAAATTTCAACACTCAAAGCAAACAATACATAAGTTTTTTCATGAAGTGTTGGACAAAATGTTGCTTTTCGCACATGACATTATAGTACCAACTTCCTTTAATCCGAATCCAAACATTCTGGGACATAATAGGAGGCTACGACGGGTGTTCAAGGGAGCAGTTAGTGCACTTgatggcactttgatacatgtTGTTGTCCCTGCAAACAAACAAGATTTATACAGAAATAAGGGAAAGGGCGATTGTTACCAAAACGTATTGGCAATATGTGACTTCAACATGATGTTTACATTTTTTGTGGCCGGTTGGGAAGGGATAACACACGATTCTAGAATTTTATCAGAAGCATTAGCAAATCCACATGCACCATTCTCGCTTCCACCACCAGGTAAATTTATGGTTATTTAAATAGTTTTATCTTAGTTTGAAAAATAAATGACTTTTTTTTTACAGAtaaatattatctttgtgatgccgTCTATCCAAACATTCGAGGTTTTATGGCACCGTACCGTAATGTGAGGTATTGGTTTGGAGATTTCCGTCGAAGACGTGCATTAATGAATAAAGAAAATTTTAACCTTGCGCACGCAAAACTTCGGAATGTCATTGAGCATGCTTTTGGTGTCTTGAAAGCACGATTCCCTATATTGAAGAGGATGACACCATTTTCGTTGGTTACACAACGAAACATTACCCTAACATGTTTTGCGCTTCATAATTTTATAAGAAGAGAGGGACTACATGATGAGTATTTTGCACGATATGATGAACCAAATGTCTCGGTTCGGAATAACAATACAGTCATTGTTAATGATGAAGATGAGATTCGAACACATGGTACTGCAGCGGACCGTGAATATATGACTCAGTTATGAGATGAAATTGCCGAACAATTGATGCAAAATATGAAATGAGAATTATTAAAGTTTGGTTGtatgaattttatttaaaaatgttattGTAAGACTAATTTGgttgtttgaattttattttaatgttttaagactacaattattaaatttttggtattaaaaaactattttcggtTTATTAAAgtactttattttaaattttttaatatctgcagcagcCTGCAgccgttaaaaaaacaaacatgcttctcAATACAGTCTGCAGCACTTTGGTCTacctcttctgctgcagaggGCTGCAGAGGTGGTCCACAGACTCACAGACTTCTGATAGTTACGTTTcggaaaaacaaacaacacctaagactCTACCAATTGAGCTATTCCCAAttggaataaaaatacatttttaatatataaataccttcaaaaatgtatttatattttaaaaacctattttttacctttaaaacaatatatatacatttaGAAGTTTGATAAGCATGATAAGTGACTAGAGCTTCAGGCTTATAAAAGCTTCATTAGAAAGCTTCCATGAAACTAATACCTGCCACAATATTTGGAAGCTTCAAACACATTGCCCATCGAAAAGATTTCTTGTGTACTTCAGTTCCAAACATCATGCCAATCATCTTCACTTTGAAGAATCTCCTGGAAGACCATTTCATTCCCGAAGCAAAACTTATGTTAATTACCTTACTCATATGTCTTCTTTTATTAGGTTTCTTCATCACCAGAAGAACTTCACGTGTAGTTTACTTATTAGATTTCGCATGCTACAAGCCTCCAGATGCTCAGAAGATCACAAAACAGTACTGCATCGAGAAACTAAAGCACATGGGAAATTCTTCAGAAGAAACGGTGCAATTCATGAAGACGATTCTAGGCAAGTTGGGACATGGTGACTCAACTTACATCCCAGAAGTCTTCCTGAAAAACGATTCTGATCCATGCATGAAAGAAGCCAGAAGGGAAATGGAGATGTCTGTTTTTGGATCAATAGACATGTTATTGGCTAAAACAGGGGTACGATGTGAAGACATTGGGATACTGGTTGTGAATTGTAGTCTTTATAACACTATGCCATCTCTTTCTAGCATGATTGTGAACAAATATAAGCTTAAAGAAAACATCATCAGCTACAATCTTGTTGGGATGGGATGCACTGCAGGACTAATTGCCATCGGCCTTGCTCAAAACCTCCTTCAGGTGAACATTTTGTTTATTATCTGTCATGTTTAACACCGCCGATACTGACTTATATCAGcaaaacatatataatatatatgatataccACAGGTGCATCATGATTCCTATGCGTTAGTGATGACTACAGAGGGCGTTACTGAGAACTGCTACGTTGGAGACGATCGTTCCAAGCTCCTTTCCAACGGCATCTTCCGCGTCGGCGGCGCGGCGATCCTTCTCTCAAACCGTCCCTCCGATCATCGCAATTGCAAATACAAACTACTACACACCGTACACACAAACATATCAAGTTCCGACCTTTCGTACAACTGCATCTTTGAGGAAGAAGACGAAGCCGGGATAAGAGGAGTCACCATTACCAAAGACCTTTTCAAAGTCGCACCCACCGTCATCCGATCAAACGTAACCGTGCTCGGTAAGCAAATACTTCCGTTATCAGAAAAGCTCAGGTACCTAAAAAACAGCATCGCAAGAAAACTCCGGCCAACGGCGAATATCCAACCATACATACCAAATTACAGCAATTCCGTCGAACTATTCCTCCCGCACAGCAGCGGGAAGCCTATGCTAGACGCATTACAGAAAAACCTAGGATTTGATGAGATCGCCATGGAACCTTCTAGAATGACGCTGTACAGGTTCGGCAACACCTCCAGCAGCTCCATTTGGTACGAATTGGCGTACGCAGAGGCAAAGGGTCGGGTCAAAAAAGGGTATCGGGTATGGCAGATTGCACTCGGATCGGGTTTCAAATGTAGCAGTGTGGTGTGGCGTGCAATGAGGACCATTGATTATGATGAGATGAATCCTTGGACGGACGAGATTGATGGGTTTCCTGTCGTCTTGGATTGTGATTGTGATGATGGACCATTACCCTATTTTTCTGAACACTCTAAATAATAAATAGTATGAAACTATATATTTGTTATACAATAAAGTTAAAAATATTACTTCAACTTTCAAGTTCAACTCAAACCTTGTTTATGGGCCTGAATCTTCAACGACCATACAAAACATTTCGAGTGCCTTTCTTtttacaaaattgcaaaaatgtatTGTGATCGGTAAAATTATGAGATTTTTGTCTAAAAAAATTTGTTGATGAATTATTGGTTCATTTTCGAATCTTACTATTAAATTTGGTCGTACTTAAAATGACTTTTATGCCACATTTATTTCTTTTTTCCtattttttgtatttatattaatgtttttaatCAACTAAATAATAAAAGAGAGCCGTTCGCGCACGCAcgcacacacacactctctctcacacacaccacTTGCTACCTTTTCTTTCTATCTTTTTTGtagaacacacacacatacatatactaTCAAAGAACAAATACACAAAATCTCCGCCTAGCATCACCATtcgccaccaccaccatccaccgccaaccacctccatctcctccacCCTCACCCCACATCTTGCATTCCTTAACCTGATGAAACTCGGTTTTTATCTAGACCAAGAAGGCTACACCCTACAACTGAAGTCTGCCGAACTCTGACGAAGGCGATGCCAAAATTTTCTTTGTCTCCCTCTTCTGTTGGTACGATCATCGGAGAAGATAagggaaaactgcaataaagtccctacatattggcctcataatcgatttagcccttatatattttttttattcaattaagtcctaaATACCgttaatcgtattcaatttaaccctttgacccagtcaataggtcatccaactttcaaaaattacattttcggcccagatttcaaaatttattacaaatttggtccaaaatttacacttttggcccagattttaaatttttttacaaatttggtccaaaatttaccctttttgcctaaattttagaattttattatgaattcatcctaactttagttttatttacaacttttttttttctcaaaagtttgtttctaatatgttttttctttaaaactcatatttatacaaaaaaaaacatattttcacataaaaatcttattttttctatataaaaactttttttttaaacttttttgtatatgaaatatctaattataaaaataggtttggattatttgtgtgatttctcttaaaaaatcacttaagaaattaaaagtaaccctaaattatactattaaattaCAGTTTGTCAAAAACTAGTTACactcattttaatattatttatttgttcTTTAATCACATTTATAGGAAAAGTTTAAATAATAGAAGATTCTACATATTGAAAACTTCATATTTTTTGTTTCTCGCTGAATACATGTTCATACATATAGTTCATCATCACTTTGGATTTCTTTATTTAAACTTCTTTGTAAAATCAGATTCATGTGTCAACTTTGTTTGTTGTAATAACAAAAAATAACTATCTAGAATGGAGCAATTGTCATTTGTCGATAAggaggtttttggcagaaaatggcATTTAACaaatgtaaaaatatattacaaacATTGATAATTACAACTCCTACTGAAATCAATATGGATTGTCATATATGATATTAGAACAACTTTACATACCTTTTGTCATATATATGTGATCGAAGATATGATTTAATTTATGAAGATACAACAGAttgaaaaatacatataaacaactatattAAAATCTCATAGAAAAAAGAATACACACTAAATAGAACACATATTAAAATCTCtatattaatagtataatttagggTAACTAGTGTAACTagtttttgacaaactataatttaatagtataatttagggttacttttaatttcttaattgattttttaagagaaatcacacaaataatccaaacctatttttataattagatatttcatatacaaaaaagttattaaaaaaagtttttatatagaaaaaaataagatttttatgtgaaaatatgttatttttttgtataaatatgagttttaaagaaaaaacatattagaaacaaacttttgagaataaaagttgtaaaaaaactaaagtaaggatgaattcataataaaattctaaaatttggacaaaaagggtaaattttggaccaaatttgtaaaaaaatttaaaatctgggccaaaaatgtaaattttggaccaaatttgtaataaattttgaaatctaggccgaaaatgtaatttttgaaagttggatgacctgttgaccgggtcaaagggttaaattgaatacgattaccggtatttgagacttaattgaataaaaaaaaatatataagggctaaatcgattatgaggccaatatatagggactttattgtagttttccCAGAAGATAAATGGTAGATCTGGACAGGTGGGTAAATCTAGCTACGGTCCAGAAAACCACCATCGTCACTAAGATTAACCGGAAAATCGGCCCAATCTGAAACATAATTCCACTAGAAACCTCTAGACTAACTTCGTGCCTTCACCTTCTCTGGAGTTCTACCCCTTCCTCCTTTATTGCCTTCACCTGAAAATTTCGTTTGGTTTGATGGTTTTAGATCAGAGCATTTTTTAGATATGTTCTAGGGAAAGGCTTCCAGACGGTGCTATGGTTAGGGTTTTtcagatggtggtggtggaggtcaGATCTGCAAATGGGATTTGGAAATCTTCAAAAGCACTGGTGAGAATGGTGACGTGTCTGGCGAGAACGGTCACATTGATGTCCAAAACTGATCCGTCATATAAGATTCGAATTTTGGCGGGTCCGACGAGAATGGCGACGTCTTCGGGGAGTCCGGTAAGAGCGTCGGCGACTCCTAAGGTTCACTGGCGGTGGCAATTATGGTGTTCCTTTTTGTGCAAACGAGAAAAAGAAGTATCATAAATGTAGCAGGAGAGATAGAGGGTAAGGAGGGGGTGGGGTGGGGTAGGGTAGGGCAGGGTGGGTGGGTgatgttttttctattttttactaaacataataaaaactaattaaaaaattaaaagagaattatttaaaggcatttttgtcatttcaggTTGGATTTGGACCAAAACtacaaaaaaaatcaatatgACATATCCAAAAATGGACAAGTGATGCACCATCAAACTTTTTTTGGACCAAACCATAGAATTTTGCTAACCACAGagatgatttttgaaattttgtccTTTCTTTATGGGCTTGAGTTTCTTGTTTTGAGTTATAACACGTGCATCCACATCAATCAATCTATCTATATTTATATATCTTATAAAACAAACATTTTTCCTTGATTGTTATGAATTTGAAACCCcataatttaataattaataacactaaaaaaaacttttttaataatgattattaATTGGTTCTTTAATGTAAAATAACATGAACAACCCTAGGAACTATCAGATGTCCCAATGGGCTAACAACACATCATGTGGTCTAACAGCATACCTTGTGGGTTATTAGCAATCCTGATGACTATCAACGGTCCCAATAGGCTAACAACACGCCCTAAAGCTATCAGCAGCTCAGTAACACATAACAACAATCAGCAATTAAGACCTAGCTGGTTAGCATGTACACACTATGGCATAATtaatacagtgagaagactcacctcacattaAACATCTAAACACAACATCTCTCACACAATAAAGACCGGTACAACGAGACCCTTAACATCAATAAAGAAGTAACCTCTCAGTCTATACCCTAAAACTCTTaaattgaccaaaagtcaacaatggtcaaaagtcaaaggtcaaagtcagtACCAATTGACCCCCACATCGCGGCCTCCCTTTGGTTGTGTCGGGGTAGAATAGGATAAAACAGTCACGATATCCCTAGTCACCACATCGTGGAGAATAAGCTGACACATCGTGAAAATTGGGCTCttacaacttaatggattaatctCTTAATCTATCAAGCTACCCATTCATACTTTCCAGAAGGCTTTCTTACTTCTATTACATCATAAAAAATCGTTGCTTTTtatacatgcatgtccaatgcaagtTTAGAACTCAAACTATGTCAAAAAGTGAAAAATGAAGCCAAAGTCTCGTGAATGGAGTTCAATACACCATCAAACTTCAAATCTGGAACTTATATCCACCAAGGGGcctcaatgatccataaagttcAGAACTTTACGAAATCGATGCACTCAACTCAACCCAAACATAGAGAAAAGTGGgtagaaacctagatctatcatgaTACAAAGAGAAAGGTAGGATATTGAGGTcttacaaaaatccaaaaatggcACAAGATGATGAGGGGGAGACTTGCTTTCAATAATAGAGCACCAAaggcaccttcttcttcttctaagcacTAAAACACCACTAAAAGCTTCACAATTCAAATACAGACTATGGTTTTCTTCAGGGTGAaaaggaggtgatggaggctgagggtgtgcaaaccctagccctcacttcCCCTAAATAGGGGCACGAACCCCCAAAAATTAGGTTTAAACCTTCAGGCGGCCTCCATGTCATGACCTTTAGCCTATCATGTCGTGGCATACAAAGTTGATACGCGTTTTATTCAGCCATGACCATGTCGTGGTGTATCCTTCACCATGTTGTGTCCATCGCAAGGCCTTTGTCTTCCTATCAATAATTGCCACCGGTTGCTTAATATAATTCAGACGATCATCAACATGCATATCATCCAACGAGATAACAAACGACTCGTTAGTCACACATTGCCTCAATTGGGAAATGTTAAAAGCGTTTTGAATCTGATTGAGCTCCTCCGGTAGATCCAATTGGTAGGCTACTTCCCATTCGAGCCATAACTCGGAACGAACCGATAAATCTGGGACCTAGATTTCCTGGCTTCCTGAAGTGAATAATACGATTCCGGGTGGATAATTTCAGAAGCACCCAATCCCCAACGTGGAACTCCAACTCTGAGCGGTGTCGGtatgcgtagctcttctgccagCTTTGAGCTTTCAGtaatctctgtctgacctgtAGAATAagctcggtcgtcttgagcaccacctatGTGCTCTCCTTGATACtatgccccccccccccaccaACAAATTGCGGTcatacacttcctcccgtagtgAAGCTCGTAGGGAGGCATGTCAATGATAACATGATAGTttttgttatacgaaaactcatCCAAAGGAAAGTAGGAGTCctagctcccaccaaaatcaataatgAAGGCTTTTAAATAGCCTTGAGATTcagaatggtcctctcactctagcCAATGTtatgcggatgataagcagtactaAAGTGAAACTTGGTACCCAACTTCTCATGAAACcccttccaaaatctggaagtaaaccgtaCGTCTCGATCTGAGACTAAAGAAATAGAACCCCATGATGAGCCAACACCTCTCGAATACAAATTTCATCCAATTTCTCAGCTAACAAGCTCTCCCGAATTGCAAGGAAATGACCACTATTGGTCAAACGATCCACAGTAACCCAAATAGCATCAAGTCCCTTGGGCGTCcttggtaacttggtgataaagtccatggtgATCTGCTCCTATTTCCATACAGGAACCTCTAAATACTGCAACTTGTAGTGTCGTCTCTGATGCTCAACCTTGACCTTCCGACATGTGAGACaactctcaacaaaccatgctatctccggatctccctcttcatgcagggccaccgatAACTGAATCTCAAATCTTGATACATCTTTGTGGCTCCAAGATGAATAAAAATCTAGACTTATGTGCCTCTTCTAACATATTCTGAAGGACTCCCTTGGAAATGGGAATCCAAAATCGCCCACATTGGGTCAATAGTCCCTGACTGTCGGTGATGAGTCTATCAATCTGACCCATgatcttctccttcttccaatTCTCCTTCTTGAGTCCCTCAgtctgagcctccctgatcataTCTAGAAGTTGTGAAATgatggtcatcctcaaacataggtcTAGAATGGGAGCATCATCAGTCttgcatcgaccaccacattggcctttcctgggTGATATAAGATCTCGTATTCGTAATCCTTTATCACGTCAAGCCACCTGCAttacctcatattcagatttggttgatccaggaagtacctcaaactcttgtgatatatgtagatagtacaacaaagcccatatagataatgacaccaaatcttgagggcgaaaaccactaTCCTCAAGTCAAGATCGTGAgtcggataattcgcctcataaCGCTTCAGGTGCTTCGAAGTGTAAGTTATCACATGATCCATCTGCATCAAAACAACACTGATTCCTAAAATAGATGCACCAAATAAACCACAAAGTCATCAACTCCCTCAGGGAGTGCTAGAACTGGCACCTCACATATTCCCTGTCGTAGGGTCTCAAAAGccacctgctgctcaggcccccaacaaaaagTGAGATACTTCCTGGTCAACCTGGTAAGAGGAAATGCAATCTTAGAGAACTCTCGAATGAATATCCTATAGTAcccagccaaccctaggaagctttGTATCTCTGATGGAGATCTCGTAACCTCTCACTGAATCATTGCCTCAATCGTGGCCGGATTGACCAAAAATACCGtcatggttgacaaggtgccctagaaactaaacctcatgcaaccagaactcgcacttggagaagtTGGCGTACAACCTCACCGTCTGTTGAACCCCAAGAATCTCGCGAAGGTGCTCCCCATGCTGCtctttggtcttagaatagaccatatatcatcaataaatacgatcaccgatcaatccaacatcgacctgcatactcggttcatgagatacaTGAACGTCGTTGGTGCATTGGTGACTCCAAAAGGAATCACCACAAAAccataatgaccataatgagtacGGAAAGCCATCTTCTGAATGTCATCCTATCTAACACTCATCTGATGGTAGCCTGACTAtaaattgatcttggagaaccaagacgctccctcgATTGGTCAAAAAGGTCATCAATCCTAGAAAGTGGGTAACAGTTTTTCATTGTTAACTTGTtaaactcccgataatcaatgcacatccggtgtgaaccatactTCTTCTTAAAAAAAGGATTGGTGCTCCCTAAGGAGAGCTACTAGGGCGAATAAATCCATTGCCTAACAAATCCTAtagttgtgaggataactcttgcatcttagGTGGCGCAAGGAGATATGGCGCCTTAACAATCGGGGTAGCACCAGaaatcaggtcgatcctaaactccacctgccatTCGGGAGGAATGCCTGGAAGATCATCTAGAAATTCCCTCACCATGGGGACATCGGAAATTGACTTCTTTTTATCCTCTCGAGTTTCAACCACTTAAGCAAGGAAACTCGAGCATCCATGTTGAAGATACTGCCTAGCCCTGGTGGGTGAACAATAGGTGGGTCCAACTCTAGTGCCCTCCCCAAagatgtgttggattaatgtctaagtccataactataattggtaagacttgacccgacccggcatggtccatttgggttgcatataatgagagaaataagacacttatggttattaatatattataagttctagtatattaataataagaaataagattatttaattagtattgatcaagaattaatctaggattaattaagtgatcaaaagaagactaattaaatatatggagtgattgtgtaaatcatccatacttatatagtgggctaatgctccatggattatctagttgggctaaaacccatatgatgctccatggatgctccatggtgtatttgtacccatggatcatggaaatgaaaggccatgtcaattagggtttacagggtgtaaccctaactatataaacatcttattcttgaccaaaatcggccactagtgtgtgtaatgaagggctagccgatttcatgagttgtagatttctctcaagttattccaagtgtatttggtgttgtgtgaaccatttgaggtgtcacacttggggcactaggcactcaagcttcatgaagactttctacatgaaaaaaaggtatgtattctatcttgttatatccattgttttgtatgctagattaggataataccttggatgttcatatttgcatgtataatagagaaaacatagatccaaggtatttagggttgcatgtacacttaggagtgttagaatgctcaaaacccaacagtggtatcagatcctaggcttgttttcttgttatacttgcaaaagaagctggaaaatcgagttttgatgctgtctgcccagcagactcgccgagtccaaggcaaaaagcatccaactcgccgagttggttcgtgcactcgacgagttggaaccccagacagcataaattcgacttttttggctggaattggaataggaacattaccctaagatgtttttgaacttataaacctgtttttgatgtggtaaggttcatgctaatccaatttcaaagataattgtcaatagattcatgttttgtatttgtTTAAGGTTTAgaataattacatgaaaaagtttgatttgaattatcttgttcttatgagttgcttagattaatagaaaagttgagtgaaatagttgttttcaatccaaattaatctaagagttgattctaaaatgtgtttttgtaacttgtcctcatgttatatgaaaagtcacatttaagtttcataaaactcataaaagttggcaaaggttacaaaaaatgaagagtctagttctaattaaaaggtgttatgactccataatttgtcctcaagttatggaggaccaagagtctcttcattaaataataaattaaaaaaaagtgtaaccttaattaattccataagttatagaataaagaaaagttaattcttttattagtttaaagtcttccataacttgtcctcaagttatggaacttgaagagtttttggattaaaactactttaaacacataagttatggaattaattagttttgaatagtttcaaaacttgccctcaagttttggaatttgtaaagttttctcttatgaatactttaattccaagttagcccttagaattttaaaagttaaaattcaacccttatactttataatattataagttaataatatatatatatgtataagagtaaagtcagtcttaccgctagtacgcctcattcacgaagccggtctataaggtgggtataaggttgttgcctataaaatggcaacttaatgggtgtccactctcacccaccacttgcttaactggtggagggtcgttagccgaacgggtttgacaggactagaattctcccttcattaaaagtattaatgataaatactaagtaactaaactcttagtaatacccaatcttagttacttaggaaaatgtgaataagatgctaatccatgaaattacactttgcactttgtttaagtcggttagtggagcgtgtgtggttaaccggcacactaactcgtatttaacaaggtaggcaaagggtaacttaatatttatcatagtatcgatggagtgtgtgtggttaaccagcacatcgattgaggggtaaacacttaagggtaccaagtaatttgcatggttacttcacaccttgttttgtgatcctaggcatcccagtcacaaaacctgaagggcacactcgagattgaaacatgccattgaacagttcaatgaatctcaaagatctaggagtttcaaaaccaattaaaacctaataatacatttcgtttatcttggtggaaattggtgaatcgtcattcacctaccttcaaatatttta includes these proteins:
- the LOC111915080 gene encoding uncharacterized protein LOC111915080 is translated as MDAPSINIDEDDFFSNHTSEHFTQPPPSAASPSGNPNKRAKPSTPRPRAPSASPDPPSCASPKASITADDLALEMFAMGHEKKILLIIVMYLYVRYFWKRGVKRVQDNNSEMTGHEFTLELFHRNPLQCLELLRMSRESFVRLCAHFRVNYALKDSKHVSVEEKMAMFFMMIRHNQRYVIIKRKFQHSKQTIHKFFHEVLDKMLLFAHDIIVPTSFNPNPNILGHNRRLRRVFKGAVSALDGTLIHVVVPANKQDLYRNKGKGDCYQNVLAICDFNMMFTFFVAGWEGITHDSRILSEALANPHAPFSLPPPDKYYLCDAVYPNIRGFMAPYRNVRYWFGDFRRRRALMNKENFNLAHAKLRNVIEHAFGVLKARFPILKRMTPFSLVTQRNITLTCFALHNFIRREGLHDEYFARYDEPNVSVRNNNTVIVNDEDEIRTHGTAADREYMTQL
- the LOC111915106 gene encoding 3-ketoacyl-CoA synthase 20; the protein is MKLIPATIFGSFKHIAHRKDFLCTSVPNIMPIIFTLKNLLEDHFIPEAKLMLITLLICLLLLGFFITRRTSRVVYLLDFACYKPPDAQKITKQYCIEKLKHMGNSSEETVQFMKTILGKLGHGDSTYIPEVFLKNDSDPCMKEARREMEMSVFGSIDMLLAKTGVRCEDIGILVVNCSLYNTMPSLSSMIVNKYKLKENIISYNLVGMGCTAGLIAIGLAQNLLQVHHDSYALVMTTEGVTENCYVGDDRSKLLSNGIFRVGGAAILLSNRPSDHRNCKYKLLHTVHTNISSSDLSYNCIFEEEDEAGIRGVTITKDLFKVAPTVIRSNVTVLGKQILPLSEKLRYLKNSIARKLRPTANIQPYIPNYSNSVELFLPHSSGKPMLDALQKNLGFDEIAMEPSRMTLYRFGNTSSSSIWYELAYAEAKGRVKKGYRVWQIALGSGFKCSSVVWRAMRTIDYDEMNPWTDEIDGFPVVLDCDCDDGPLPYFSEHSK